TAAGTAATTTTTCCATCTAAATCGGTAGCGATTGCGGCTTGCTCCACTGCATCCAGCAGCAGTGCTTGAAAGTAGACTTGTTCTTCTACCCGCTTGCGCTCGGTGATATCTATGACCAAAGCATCCCAGAGAATATCTCCGTTGGGCTGCAATTCAGGCCGCGCCGCCGTTTGCAACCACTTGCGCTCACTCGACGGGGTGATCAACCGGCCTTCCCAATGCCAAGGCTCTAAGGTAGAAGCAGAAACGGCCATTGCCCGGTCAAGGGAGGGACGATCATCGGGATGGATCAGGTGATTGGCAAACGTTTGTTGAAATTCTTCGGGTTCTAATTCATAGAGTTCGCGGCACGCTGGACTCACATATAAGATCGACTGGGAACCATCGGCACTGAGGCGATATTGGTAAATCACTCCCGGCACGCTGGCGGCTAGCCGTTGGAAGCGGGCTTCACTCCTAAGCAACTGCTCCTCTGCCAGCGTGCGCTCGGTCACGTCCTCATAGGTGCCCAGAATGCCCACCACACTGCCGCCGGCATCATGGAGTGGGATTTTATTGGTATCCGCCCACGACTGGTTGCCATCGGCTTGCAGATGGGTTTCGATGAGGTGATATTCGGGTGTGTCGGTTTCCATCACGCGCCGGTCGCTCTCACGAAACCTGCCGGCCTCTTCTTCCGTCCAGAGCAAGTCGAAGTCAGTCAGCCCGACAATCTTTTCTGGAGTGCCCACACCGGCAGCCCGTGCAAAGTTCTGATTGCAACCGAGATAAACTGAATTTTTATCTTTCCAATAAATAAGTTCGGGAATATTGTCAATCACCAGCCGCAGCATTTGTTGAGAGGAACGCACCTGTTCTTGGGAGCGCTTGGTGGTCGTGATGTTGCGGGCAATTACAATAATTTGGTTGTCGATTAAAGGAATTAGCCGAGCTTCATAGCTTTGTTTTCCTGCCGGCATCGGTAAAGAATACTCGATTTGTATCGGCACGGCAGCGGTTTCTTCTGGTGAAGCGAATACTTGTGAAATTGCAGAAGCCATCTGATGCCCCACGCCTGCCGGCAGAACATCTTGCATTCGTTTCCCCAAAAACATTTCTGGCGGTAAATATAAATCTTCAGGGTGTCCGGCGTTGTAATCAAGAATGGTGCCATCGGCGTAAAGCCGGAAGTACAAATCGGGAACTGCTTTAAAAATCGCTTGCAGTTCAGCCTCCGTTTGGCGCAGATGTGCCTCTGCCACAGCCCGATCGCAAATTTCTAACGTGAGCCGGCCCTTGAGTGCTGCTAGATCCGACGGCAAAGCCAGCGCTTGAGGAATCAGGGGTAACATCGCGCCTGCTGTGCATAACGCAATCACAGCAGTCAAGGCTTTGAGACTGCCGGTTAGCCAAGAGTGCGAGTGCCACAGCGCCCACACTTCCGTCAGATGAGTTGTCCCACAGCTAAGGATAAAGGCTCCCAACAGCCAAAAAACCCAGTGAGAGGGCAGATCGTGACGCCGGCGGACGAAATAGACCAGCATTATTGAAATTGAGTAATAAACAACAGCGATCAAGGAATGGGACAGGATATGCAGCCACACTAAGGCCGGCTGCCAGAGGTCGCACGCTCCCCACTGCGGCAGGATAGCCCAACCTCGCCCATCAAGAATGAATTGCTCTGAAAAAATATTTCTTAACAATTCTTGCATGGGCTTTCTCTCATTTCGTTAAATAGTTTTCTCAAACGTTACCTTTAATAAAGATTATGGTGACGCTTACCCAAAGTATATTTCATTATAATAAAAAGCATTATGCGCTTCTTGTTTGAGCCGGTTTAGATTGTCAGCGGTGCGAAATATTCTGGATTGGGGTGTTTGCAGACTGTTGCACGTAGCCGAATAGAACCACTTTAAGGCACATCAATTAAAGCCCAAAGCCGGCTGCAAGTAAATGCTAAATTTGATGTGCGGATGCTTCTTTGGAAACTCAACGGATATGGAAATACGCGGGGTCTGGCTTACCAACACGGATAGTAAAGTTTTGCGCTCAAAGAAAAATATTGCGGAAGCAATGAAATTTCTAGCAGAAACGGGATTTAATATGGTTTTTCCCGTTGTTTGGAATAAAGCACAGACTTTATATCCGAGTCAAGTCATGGGGGAAACTTTTGGAGTGGAAATCGATCCGCTTTATCAAGGGCGTGACCCTTTAGCCGAACTCATTGAAGAGGCAAGCCGGTATAACCTAGCAGTAATTCCCTGGTTTGAATACGGTTTTGCCAGTTCTTACAACTTGGGTGGGGGTCATCTGCTGGCCAAAAAACCTGAATGGGCAGCCCGTGACTATGCCGGCAACCTGCTGAAAAAAAACAATTTTGAGTGGATGAATGCCCTCGATCCGCAAGTGCAAGATTTTATGCTCAGCTTGGTGCTGGAAGTGGTGAAAAACTACGAAATCAGCGGGATTCACGGAGATGATCGACTGCCGGCGTTTCCCTGTGAAGGGGGATACGATCCGGGCACAATTGAGCGTTACTACCAAACATTTCATCAAAATCCGCCGCAAAACCCAAAAGATCCCCAATGGGTGCAATGGCGTGCTGATATTCTCACCAATTTTTTAGCGCGTCTTTACCAAGAGGTGAAAGCCATTAAACCAGATATTCTGGTATCAATGGCTCCCAATATCTACAAATGGTGTTTAAATGAATATTTGCAAGACTCTAAAGCTTGGCTTGAGCAAGAATTAGCGGATCTGATTCATCCTCAAGTTTATCGCCGCGACTTTTACAGCTACAAAGATATCATTGACCGGCTATTGCGCGAGCAATTTACAGTGGATCAGCTATCGAAGGTTTCTCCAGGCATTTTAATCAAAGTGGGTTCATACCGCATTACCCCTGAATACCTTGTCCAAGCTATCAATTACAATCGATCAGTTGGGATCAAAGGGGAAATTTTGTTTTTCTATGAAGGTTTGCGAGAAGATAACGACGCTTTAGCTAAAGCATTACGAGAAGGACCCTATGCCAAGCCGGCCTCTGAACTGTCTATTCCCGCGCAGCAGAGTCTTGCCGGCATGAATATGTCTTCCGCGCCAAGCTTTCAAACTCGCCTTTCGAGCAACTTTCAACGATTGGTTACACTCATTCAAA
This DNA window, taken from Microcoleus sp. FACHB-68, encodes the following:
- a CDS encoding family 10 glycosylhydrolase translates to MEIRGVWLTNTDSKVLRSKKNIAEAMKFLAETGFNMVFPVVWNKAQTLYPSQVMGETFGVEIDPLYQGRDPLAELIEEASRYNLAVIPWFEYGFASSYNLGGGHLLAKKPEWAARDYAGNLLKKNNFEWMNALDPQVQDFMLSLVLEVVKNYEISGIHGDDRLPAFPCEGGYDPGTIERYYQTFHQNPPQNPKDPQWVQWRADILTNFLARLYQEVKAIKPDILVSMAPNIYKWCLNEYLQDSKAWLEQELADLIHPQVYRRDFYSYKDIIDRLLREQFTVDQLSKVSPGILIKVGSYRITPEYLVQAINYNRSVGIKGEILFFYEGLREDNDALAKALREGPYAKPASELSIPAQQSLAGMNMSSAPSFQTRLSSNFQRLVTLIQNRFNSNG